The segment ATCCTAGAGCGACTCGTCGACGGCGACGCCGGACTGGAACTCGCGGCCGTCGGCTTCACTGAAGGCCGTCATCACGTGTCCCTTGCCAAGGCCGTTGATCGCCGAGAGGGGGAAATGGCCCGTTATGGTGTTCCCCGAGTGCTCAACACCCTTGAGGTCGTAGTTCTCTTCGGCGCTTTGGTCGTGGTTGAACGAGAAGAAGGCGATCGCCTCTCCGTTCATGAACTCGATGCCCAGTCTTCGTTGAGAGGAATAATCAGGAGTCGCCGCGACCAGGCCCACGACAAAGGCGCCGGAACCAGGGATGTTGCCCTCGATCTCGAACTTCGCCACGAGCGTGGCTTCCGTGGCGGTAATGCTGGCCTGCTTCAGAAGTGCCTCATGGATGCTCATGGCTCAATCCTGCTCTGTGCGACCTCCGCCGTCCACCCCTGATTCGGGTTTTGTCAGAGCCGTGCCATCGGCCGGATCTTATCGGTCTTACGGCCAAAATCAGCCCTGACCAGCTGGAAGACCTGCTGATACAGGTACCGGCAGGGCCTCCCTCGCGGCCCGGAGGGCTTCTAGGGTTGAGGACGTGGAGAACCGGAATGGAAGCATGAAGCGATTGCTCGTCCCGTCTGCGGCGCTGTTGTGGGGGTTCCAGTTCGCGTTCCTTAACCCTGCGCTGGCACTCAGGCGCCGGAGCTACTGATGTGGTGAACACGCGCGCGATTGTCTCCTTCGCCTGGGTGGCCGGGCCGCCCCTGGCGACCTTCATCATGGGGGCGCTGGGCAATCGGGCCATCCTGCTCGCCCTCGGTGCGGTCGCGGTCCTCAATCTGTTTGCCGGGCGGCCGTCGCGGCGGATGCCGCCGAAGGAACGGCCTGCCGCCTCTGCGGCTGCCCTTGACGCTATCGCTTGAGCCTGACGACGCGCAGGATGATGCCCGCTGCGAACATCAGCACGCCCAAGCCCGCCGATAGCGGCGGAAGCGTGGCCACGAGGATCACGCAAGCCAGTGCTCCGAACACTTGGAGCGCTTTGGGGTATCGGCGGTCTTCGGCCGGCTGGGTGAACGCCGCAATATTGGCGACCAAATAGTAGATGAGCACGCCGAACGAGGAGAAGCCGATCGCGCCGCGCAAGTCGGCGACCGCGACGATTACGCAGATCACGACGGCGAGGGTGACTTCGGCCCGGTGCGGGACACGATACCGGGGGTGGACGGCGGCGAGCCAGTGCGGCAGGTCGTGGTGCCTGGCCATTGCCAGGGTGGTCCGAGCCAAACCGGCGATGAGGGCCAGCAGGGCACCGAGGGAAGCGACGGCGGCTCCCACGCGGACCACCGGAACGGCCCAGGAGAAAGTCCCGGCTCCGACCGCGGCAGCGAGCGGCGTCGGGGTGCCGGCCACGCCGTCCGGACCGAGAGTGGCGAGAAGGGTCACCGCGATGATCGCGTAGAGGACGACGGCGATGCCAAGGGCGATCCCGATGGCACGCGGAATGGCGCGCCGCGGGTTGCGGACTTCCTCTCCCATGGTCGCGATCCTCGCATAGCCGGCGAACGCGAAGAACAACAACCCGGCGGATTGGAGGATCCCGTACCAGCCGTGTGCAAGCAGTCCATCCCCGGGAATGTTGGCCGTGGAGGGAGCAGAACCGCCCCAGCAGGCTGCGACGCCAATGGCGAGGGCCGCCAGCACTGTGAGAACCAGAAGGCGTGTGAGGCCAGCCGTGCGGGTCACCCCGTGATAGTTCACGACGGCGAGGACGACGACGGCGGCGATGGCCACGGGGCGTTCCCATCCCGGAGGGGCGGCATAGGCGGCGAATGTCATGGCCATGGCCGCCGCGCTGGCGGTCTTGCCGATGACGAATCCCCAACCGGCCAGGTATCCGGACCACGGTCCCAGCCGTTCACGACCGTAAACGTAGCTTCCGCCCGACGTCGGGTATGCGGCGGCGAGCTGGGCGGAGGACGTCGCGTTGCAGAACGCCACGGCAGCCGCGACGACGAGTCCAACCAGCAGTCCTGATCCTGCGGCGGCAGCGGCCGGAGTGAAGGCCGCGAATACGCCGGCGCCGATCATGGAGCCCAATCCGATCACGACCGCGTCAAAGGTACCCAGCCGACGGGCCAGGGCCGGGGGGTTGCTCATGAGCCTAGGACTTCCCCGTGACCGTCAGGACGATGAGGACGCAGTTGAGGCCAACGATGAGTGCTGCGCTGGTCCACCCGGCAATCTTCAGTGCCGTGGAATCCGTGTGGATGCCCATGACCTCGCGCTTGCCGGTGAGCCGGATCAGCGGAATCAAGGCGAAAGGAATGCCGAAGCTCAGCAGGACTTGGCTCAGCACGAGCGCCAGGGTAGGTTCTATGCCCGCGCCCAGAATGACCAACGCCGGGACCAGCGTGATCACCCGGCGGAGCAGCAAGGGCACCCGTATTTTGAGGAGTCCGCCCATGACCGTTGCCCCGGCGTAGCATCCGACGGACGTTGAAGCGAGGCCCGAGGCAAGCAAGCCGACGGCGAAAGCCACTCCGATAATCGGACCAAGGGCCGATGTAACGGCGGCATGGGCCCCGGCGATGGTGTCGGTTCCTTCGACTCCCCGCAGGCTGGACGCGGCCAAAAGGAGCATGGCGATGTTCACGACTCCGGCCAGCATCAAGGCGGCCACGACGTCCACGCGGGTGGTCTTGATGAGCCTTGTCCGTACAGCGGGATCTTCCGAGAAACCATGCCGGTCACGGGCCAGGGCCGAATGCAGGTAGATGGCATGCGGCATGACAGTGGCACCGAGCATGCTCGCAGCGAGGAGGACAGTGTCAGTGCCTTCGAACCGCGGCACCAAACCAGCCAATACGCCACCGGTCTCGGGGGGATTGACGAAGAGCCCCGAAACGAATCCGACGGCGATGACGGCGAGGAGCATCATGATGGCGTACTCAAAGGACTTCTGGCCCCGTGACGACTGGAGCGCCAGGAGCAACATTGACGCCACGCCGATGATGATTCCGCCCATGAGGAGCGGCAGTCCGAAGAGAAGGTTGAGGGCTACCGCCCCGCCGATGACCTCGGCCATGTCGGTAGCCCCGGCAACCACCTCTGCCTGGACCCAGAACAGTCTGCGGCGGTGGGTTCCCAAGCGTTTGCCCAGGAGCTCCGGAAGGCTGTGGCCGGTGGCCAAGCCGAGCTTCGCCGACTGGTACTGCACCAGGACCGCCATGATGTTTGCCGCTACCAGGACCCACACGAGCAGGTAGCCGTAGTTCGCTCCGGCAGTGAGGTTTGCCGCGACGTTTCCCGGGTCCACGTATGCGATCGCAGCCACGAAAGCCGGACCCAACAAGAGCAGCCGGGACCTCCACCGGGTCTTGCTCGCCGGTCGCTCAACAATCGTGGCAGCCATGGTTTCCTCAACATCGGGGATACGGACATGATGAGGATACCGTTAAGTTAGGCATGCCGAAAAGTCGTTTTTAGGTGCGGCTTGATAAGCGCGCTTGCCCAACTGACTCGCACTAGATGTCGTTCTGAGCCCTCTAAACGACATTAACTGCGAGCTAGTTGGGTGAGTTCAGGCATGGGTTGGTTCTTCCACCAGCGCGGTGGCGATGCTGTCCGCGTCGTCGAGCGCGGCGAGGTACCGTTCGGCATCCAGGGCCGCGGCGCAACCCGTGCCGGCGGCCGTAATGGCTTGGCGGTAGCGGTGGTCCACGGCGTCACCGCAAGCGAACACTCCCGAGAGATTGGTAACGGTGGTGGGGGAGTCGACCTTGATGTAACCCTCGGCGTCGAGCTCCACTTGTCCCGCAACAAGGTCCGTCCGAGGGACATGTCCAATGGCCACGAATATGCCCGTAGCCGCATGTTCGCGCGATTCACCGGAACGTGTGTCGGCCAGGGTTACCCCGGCGACTTTGGTGTCGCCGTGGATTGCGGTGATGGCCGAGTTCCATGCGAAGCGGATTTTCGGATTGTCCTTGGCCCGCTGGGCCATGATCCGGGAGGCGCGGAGCTCTTCCCTGCGGACGACGACGGTCACGGTCTTCGCGAACCGGGTCAGGAACATCGCTTCTTCCATGGCGGAATCTCCACCACCCACGACGATGATTTCCTGTTCGCGGAAGAAGAAGCCGTCGCACGTGGCGCACCACGAAACGCCGTGTCCGCTCAGGCTCTTCTCTTCGGGCAAACCGAGTTCCTTGTAGGCGGAGCCGGTCGCAAGGATGACGGCCGGTGCCTCGTGGGTGTCGCCCGAGCCGGTGACCACGCGCTTGAGGTGGCCACGCAGCTGGACTTCAGTGACGTCGTCGAACGCTATCTTGGCGCCGAAGCGCTCGGCCTGCTCCTGCAGGCCATCCATGAGTTCCGGACCCTGGATTCCCGCGGGGAAGCCGGGGAAGTTTTCCACTTCCGTGGTGTTCATCAACGCGCCGCCGGCGGTGACCGATCCGGCAAGGACGAGGGGGCTCAGGCCCGCCCGGGCGGCATAGATTGCCGCGGTGTAGCCGGCTGGGCCGGATCCGACGATGATCAGCTGTTCTTTGCTCATGGGACAAGTGCAACAAGGACGAGGACTTCAATCAAGGGATCGTCAATCCGAGTGCATATTGGGTGAATGTCCGGCGAGCCGGTGACCGGACGTTTCGGCGGCTCATGGCACGTGGTAGAGGCTGTTGAGGGCTGCCCATTGGAGGAGCATGATCGACTTTCCGTCCACGATGCGGCCGTCGCCGATCATGGCGAGAGCATCGGCGAAGGCAATCTCGATGGTTTCGATGTCCTCGCCCTCAGCGGCTACTCCGCCGCCGGGTCCTGCCTGGTCCGCCGGGGTGTAGGGCGCGACGTAGAAGTGCAGCCGTTCGGTAACCGATCCAGGGCTCATGTATGCGTCGAAGACGTGCCGCAGCGCTCCGACGTCGACGCCGAGCTCCTCGCTTGCCTCGCGACGGATAGCCGTTTCGGGATCGTCGTCGTCCAGCAATCCGGCAGCAGCCTCGATCAGCATCCCGTCCGGATGATCGTTGACATAGGCCGGGAAGCGGAACTGCCGGGTGAGTAGAACCGTGCCCCGGCCGGCGTCGTACAACAGAATCGTCGCGCCGTTCCCTCGATCGTAACTTTCCCGTTGCTCCGTGACCCATCGGCCATCCCTGCGGCGGTAGTCGAAGGTGGTGCGGCGCAGCACGTGCCATCCGTCCGAGGTCACTTCGACGTCGCGCACAACCACGGCGGGATTGCGGTCAAGGCCTCGGCCGGTCTGGTCGAGACCGGTGCGGCCGCGGTGATCGGGTACATCAATTCCAGGACGCATCGTCGTGGGAGGCGCATCGTTTCTCAGAGTCATGCCGTTAGAATAGTGCATAATCGTGCAACATCAGGAAGGAACGCGCATGCTTGCTGCCGAACGACTCGAATACCTCCTCACGCGCCTTGCCGCCGACGGCAAGGTGATCGCCAAAGACATCGCCCGCGAACTTGGTTTGTCCGAAGACAGCGTGCGCCGCGATCTGCGGGAGCTTGCCGCGGCCGGGCTGTGCCAGCGTGTGTATGGCGGTGCGCTGCCGGTTTCTCCTGCCATCGCCGACTACGCCACCCGCGTTACGGTTGAGCCGGAGAGCAAGGGACGTATTGCTGTCCTCGCCGCTTCGATGGTCCAGCCGGGTTCCGCCGTGATCCTCGACGGCGGCACCAGCACCCTCGCGGTGGTTCGCGCGCTGCCCGCGGAGCTTGACTGCACGGTGATTACCCACAGCCCGACCATCGCCTCGGCGCTTGTCGACCACCCCCTCATTGAGGTGTTCCTCCTCGGTGGTCGCTTGTTCAAACACTCTGCCGTGACGTGCGGTGCTGCCGCCGTCGAGGCGACCCAAGCCATATCCGCCGAGCTCTTCTTCCTGGGTGTCACCGGAGTCCATCCCGACCACGGGCTGACAACCGCCGACGCAGACGAAGCCGCCATGAAACGCGCTCTCGCCGCCCGTGCGGCAGATACTTACGTCCTCGCGAGCACCGAGAAGATCGGGGCCGCTTCGCGCTACTCGGTATTGCCCTTTGCCAGCGTCACCGGCATCATCACCGATGCGCCAGCCGAAGATCCGACCATGAGGGAGCTCTCGCGCCTCGGCGTCGCCCTTCTTGGCGCTGGCTGACTCTGCTGGTCACTGGCTCGCGCTACTCCAGTCGGTCCTGGTGTGCGCGGATGACGAAGTGTTCAACGCGGCGGTCCGGAACCAGCCAGATCAATGCCACGACGGTGTAGGCGGCGACGCCGAGTAAGGGATGCAGAACGCAGAGGCCAAGACCGGCCAGATAGATGAGCGGCGACGTCTTCCCCTTCCAGTCTCGGCCAATCGCCTGGGCAAGCGCACCCTGCCGCCCCTGGTGCCGGATCAAGGACTGTTGCAGGACGAAGTAGGCAATGGCGGCGCAGAGCAGGTTGAAGCCGTAAGCCAGCACAGGGACCTCGGCGAAGCCCGACTCATCCATCCAGCGCGTGCTGAACGGGAAGAGGGATATCCAGAACAACAGGTGCAGGTTCGCCCACAGTATTCCGCCGTTGACTCGATCCGCCAGATGGATCATGTGGTGGTGGTTGTTCCAGTAGATTCCCACGTAGACGAAGCTGAGCAAGTAGCTGAGGAACGTGGGAAAGACGCTGAGCAAGGCATGCCAGCTCGGTTCCGCGGGCACTCGCAGCTCAAGCACCATGATGGTGATGACAATGGCGAGGACGCCGTCACTGAATGCCTCGAGCCGGTTCTTGTTCATCGGATTGCCTTCATGGGGACATCATCGTTGCTTCGGACTCCCGCGGCCAAGGGATTACGTTTGCCCTTCCCGCCTAGCCCAGTGTCGACGCGTCAATGACGAAGCGGTACCGCACATCCGAGGCGAGGACCCGTTCGTAGGCGTCGTTGATCTTGTCGGCCGGGATAACCTCGATCTCGGCGCCGAGTCCATGTTCGGCGCAGAAGTCGAGCATTTCCTGGGTCTCCCGTATGCCGCCGATTGCGGATCCGGCGAAGGAGCGCCGTCCCGTGATGAGCGAGAACACATTGACCGGGAGTGGTTCCGCCGGTGCGCCGACGTTCACCAGCGCGCCGTCGAGGGTCAGTAACTGGAGGTAGGAGCTGATGTCGATCGGGGCGCTGACGGTGTTGATGATCAAGTCGAAGGTTCCCGCAAGCTCTTCGAAGGTGGCGGGGTCGCTCGTGGCGAAGTACCGGTCCGCGCCCAGCCGCAGGCCGTCTTCCATCTTCTTCAGCGATTGGGACAACACGGTGACTTCGGCGCCCATCGCGTGAGCGAGCTTGACGGCCATATGGCCAAGCCCGCCGAGTCCTACGACTGCAACCTTCTTGCCCGGGCCGGCACTCCAATGCCGGAGCGGCGAATAGGTGGTGATGCCTGCGCACAGCAGGGGAGCAGCGGCGTCGAGCTCTATTCCATCGGGGATCCGCACCACGAAGTCCTCGGTCACGACGACGTGGGTGGAGTAGCCGCCCTGGGTGATGGTCCCGTCGCGGTCAACGGCGCCGTAGGTCCCCGTCATGCCTTTCAGGCAGTACTGCTCCTCGCCCTTGCGGCAGTTCCCGCATTCGCCGCAGGAGTTGACCATGCAGCCGACGCCGACGCGGTCGCCGACCTTGTGGCGGCTCACTTCGGAGCCGATTTCGGTGACAATTCCGGCGATTTCGTGGCCGGGGGCGAGCGGGTAGGACTGTGGTCCCCAGTCCCCGCGGACGGTGTGGATGTCTGAATGGCAGATGCCTGCGTACTTGATCTCGATCAGCACGTCGTGTGCACCGACGTCGCGGCGCTCAATCGTGGTCGGGACGAGGGCCTCGCTCGCGGACGGGGCGGCGTAAGCATTTACGGTCAGCATTTTTCTCCTGTTTGTGGACGGAGGATTGGCACTATCTAGCCAACACGAGATTTCCGACGTGAGGGAGTCCCTGCTGGTAGGGGTACTGGCAGGGACTCCCTCAATTCAATCGGATCTGTTGCGGACTAGCTGGCGCCCAGGAAGATCGGGTTCGTCAACGCTGCCATGGGACCGAGCGGGATGACCGTTCCCATCTCCGTGCCGCTGCCGGACGTTCCGTCGATCTTCGGATGCCGGACCTCCACGCGCACGTACGCCGCGAGCTGCGGGGTTGTAACCCACGTGCTCGTTCCCTGGCCCGACGCGGGAAGCGTCACCTGCTGGGTCTGGCCTTCATCCGTGATGAAGCGTACGACGCCGTTCGGCACGCCGGCGATTTTTGCCGTCACCGTGACAGGGGCGTCTGCCGCGACGTTGAGCCGGTCGCCCACGGTCGCGCTCTTGCCGCCGGCCGTGACGTGGAAGTCCACCGAGACGTCAGCGGACTCGGCGATCCAGTTCCGGCCGTTGCGGATGCCGTCAAGCAGGGCATCGCGGGACAATGCTGCGGCGTTGACCACGTTGTGGGGGAAGCCGATGACCTGCGGGACGCTGTGGGCGTCGCTGTTGCCCATCGCCGGGAGCCACCGGCCACCTGTGCGCACGGAGTGGGCCAGCATTGAGTCCCACGTGTTGACGGAGGACTCATCGTCCAGGGTCCACGGGCCCGTCCAGACCTCAACCGCGTCGGCGTCGTCGTAGCCGAACTTCCAGCGGCAGGCGACATACGGGCAGTACGGGTGAGCCGGCACAACAATCCCGCCCGAGGAGTGGATCCGCTGGGCTGCCTGCTCGAACCCCTTGTCGCGGGCCCGGTAGCGCCAGTCGATCCATTCGCCCGGCTCCAGGCCGAGAGCGAGGTAGTGACCGTTTCGCGTGGTGACTTCCTCGCCTGTGAGGATGAGCAGATCGTTGCCAGCGAGCGGCCCCCAGACGCCGTGCGATGCCGGCGTGTTGTGGTCCGTGGAGATCATGAAGTCGAGACGCGCGGCGCGGGCGCCGGCTGCGACTTCCTCGGGGGTGCGCTTTCCGTCCGAGTAGACAGTGTGGAGGTGCGCATCGCCGCGGTACCAGGCTGCGCCGCGGCCGGCGATCTGCTGCGGCGGGTACTGGGGCTTGAAAGGAGTGACATCGGGTCCGTACTCAAGGGTGACGTTCACGGTGTAGTCAAGGCCCTGCCCGGCCACCTGGTAGGGGCCGAGCACGACGTTCCACGTGCCCTTCCCAATGGGTCCTGGCAGGTAGCCCGGCGTCGTTTCGCCGGCGCTGATGCTGAATTCTGTGCGGAAACCGCCTGACCAGCCACGGAAGCCCTTGCCGGCAAAGTCGGTGCCCTTTTCATCGAAGATTCCGATGTCGCAGGCGTTCCCGAGGAGTCCAGAGGCCACCTGTGGCTTGCTGTAGGTGTACGAAACGCTGATCTTGTTGACGCCGGCCGGGACCTCGACCGGCAAATAGACGAAGTCCGCGGCGCCCGGATCCAGGTGGCCGGTGATCGTCTTGGTCTTGCTGGTTCCGGTAGCGGCTGCGGCGAACGAAACCGGGGCCAGGGTCAAGGCCGCGCCGGTCAGTGCGGCGGCCAGGAAGCCGCGCCGGGTGGGGGAGAAGGAAACGTTGTCGCCCGAATGGGCTTTGCATGGTGAAGTCACTTCCTCGATGTTGCCTACCGTTACTGAACAGTAGGCAACGGGTCCAAGAACGCAGCATGAAACCACGGGCGTCTGCAAGTGGTGTCCATTTGGTGGGCTTGTCTTGTTTGGACCCTTGCCACGAGCCATGCCCGGGCTTACTGTTCTTGGCATGCACCAAGGGCTGGGGCGACGGCGCAAACCTTTCCCATGGACCGAACAGGACGGTGTTTTTAGATGTGCGATATTCCGGGTTTGATTAGTCGCCTTGAGGCCGAAGACCTCGCTCGATTGCGCGAGGCAGGCAAAGAAAAGCCCTTGGAGCCGGGGATGATCGCGGCCATAGATGCCGCGGCTGGGGGGCCAGGCGAAGGCCGCGGCTATTACGTGGTCAATGGTTCCCTCTATCCGGTCGAAAGCAGGGACTACCACCTCCGGGAAGATGTAGCGCAGGCCGTGTTGGAAGCGGAAGGATCC is part of the Arthrobacter ramosus genome and harbors:
- a CDS encoding NAD(P)-dependent alcohol dehydrogenase; protein product: MLTVNAYAAPSASEALVPTTIERRDVGAHDVLIEIKYAGICHSDIHTVRGDWGPQSYPLAPGHEIAGIVTEIGSEVSRHKVGDRVGVGCMVNSCGECGNCRKGEEQYCLKGMTGTYGAVDRDGTITQGGYSTHVVVTEDFVVRIPDGIELDAAAPLLCAGITTYSPLRHWSAGPGKKVAVVGLGGLGHMAVKLAHAMGAEVTVLSQSLKKMEDGLRLGADRYFATSDPATFEELAGTFDLIINTVSAPIDISSYLQLLTLDGALVNVGAPAEPLPVNVFSLITGRRSFAGSAIGGIRETQEMLDFCAEHGLGAEIEVIPADKINDAYERVLASDVRYRFVIDASTLG
- a CDS encoding CehA/McbA family metallohydrolase; translated protein: MTSPCKAHSGDNVSFSPTRRGFLAAALTGAALTLAPVSFAAAATGTSKTKTITGHLDPGAADFVYLPVEVPAGVNKISVSYTYSKPQVASGLLGNACDIGIFDEKGTDFAGKGFRGWSGGFRTEFSISAGETTPGYLPGPIGKGTWNVVLGPYQVAGQGLDYTVNVTLEYGPDVTPFKPQYPPQQIAGRGAAWYRGDAHLHTVYSDGKRTPEEVAAGARAARLDFMISTDHNTPASHGVWGPLAGNDLLILTGEEVTTRNGHYLALGLEPGEWIDWRYRARDKGFEQAAQRIHSSGGIVVPAHPYCPYVACRWKFGYDDADAVEVWTGPWTLDDESSVNTWDSMLAHSVRTGGRWLPAMGNSDAHSVPQVIGFPHNVVNAAALSRDALLDGIRNGRNWIAESADVSVDFHVTAGGKSATVGDRLNVAADAPVTVTAKIAGVPNGVVRFITDEGQTQQVTLPASGQGTSTWVTTPQLAAYVRVEVRHPKIDGTSGSGTEMGTVIPLGPMAALTNPIFLGAS
- a CDS encoding DeoR/GlpR family DNA-binding transcription regulator — its product is MLAAERLEYLLTRLAADGKVIAKDIARELGLSEDSVRRDLRELAAAGLCQRVYGGALPVSPAIADYATRVTVEPESKGRIAVLAASMVQPGSAVILDGGTSTLAVVRALPAELDCTVITHSPTIASALVDHPLIEVFLLGGRLFKHSAVTCGAAAVEATQAISAELFFLGVTGVHPDHGLTTADADEAAMKRALAARAADTYVLASTEKIGAASRYSVLPFASVTGIITDAPAEDPTMRELSRLGVALLGAG
- the trxB gene encoding thioredoxin-disulfide reductase, whose amino-acid sequence is MSKEQLIIVGSGPAGYTAAIYAARAGLSPLVLAGSVTAGGALMNTTEVENFPGFPAGIQGPELMDGLQEQAERFGAKIAFDDVTEVQLRGHLKRVVTGSGDTHEAPAVILATGSAYKELGLPEEKSLSGHGVSWCATCDGFFFREQEIIVVGGGDSAMEEAMFLTRFAKTVTVVVRREELRASRIMAQRAKDNPKIRFAWNSAITAIHGDTKVAGVTLADTRSGESREHAATGIFVAIGHVPRTDLVAGQVELDAEGYIKVDSPTTVTNLSGVFACGDAVDHRYRQAITAAGTGCAAALDAERYLAALDDADSIATALVEEPTHA
- a CDS encoding NUDIX domain-containing protein is translated as MTLRNDAPPTTMRPGIDVPDHRGRTGLDQTGRGLDRNPAVVVRDVEVTSDGWHVLRRTTFDYRRRDGRWVTEQRESYDRGNGATILLYDAGRGTVLLTRQFRFPAYVNDHPDGMLIEAAAGLLDDDDPETAIRREASEELGVDVGALRHVFDAYMSPGSVTERLHFYVAPYTPADQAGPGGGVAAEGEDIETIEIAFADALAMIGDGRIVDGKSIMLLQWAALNSLYHVP
- a CDS encoding APC family permease, coding for MSNPPALARRLGTFDAVVIGLGSMIGAGVFAAFTPAAAAAGSGLLVGLVVAAAVAFCNATSSAQLAAAYPTSGGSYVYGRERLGPWSGYLAGWGFVIGKTASAAAMAMTFAAYAAPPGWERPVAIAAVVVLAVVNYHGVTRTAGLTRLLVLTVLAALAIGVAACWGGSAPSTANIPGDGLLAHGWYGILQSAGLLFFAFAGYARIATMGEEVRNPRRAIPRAIGIALGIAVVLYAIIAVTLLATLGPDGVAGTPTPLAAAVGAGTFSWAVPVVRVGAAVASLGALLALIAGLARTTLAMARHHDLPHWLAAVHPRYRVPHRAEVTLAVVICVIVAVADLRGAIGFSSFGVLIYYLVANIAAFTQPAEDRRYPKALQVFGALACVILVATLPPLSAGLGVLMFAAGIILRVVRLKR
- a CDS encoding Nramp family divalent metal transporter, with the translated sequence MAATIVERPASKTRWRSRLLLLGPAFVAAIAYVDPGNVAANLTAGANYGYLLVWVLVAANIMAVLVQYQSAKLGLATGHSLPELLGKRLGTHRRRLFWVQAEVVAGATDMAEVIGGAVALNLLFGLPLLMGGIIIGVASMLLLALQSSRGQKSFEYAIMMLLAVIAVGFVSGLFVNPPETGGVLAGLVPRFEGTDTVLLAASMLGATVMPHAIYLHSALARDRHGFSEDPAVRTRLIKTTRVDVVAALMLAGVVNIAMLLLAASSLRGVEGTDTIAGAHAAVTSALGPIIGVAFAVGLLASGLASTSVGCYAGATVMGGLLKIRVPLLLRRVITLVPALVILGAGIEPTLALVLSQVLLSFGIPFALIPLIRLTGKREVMGIHTDSTALKIAGWTSAALIVGLNCVLIVLTVTGKS
- a CDS encoding TMEM175 family protein, which produces MNKNRLEAFSDGVLAIVITIMVLELRVPAEPSWHALLSVFPTFLSYLLSFVYVGIYWNNHHHMIHLADRVNGGILWANLHLLFWISLFPFSTRWMDESGFAEVPVLAYGFNLLCAAIAYFVLQQSLIRHQGRQGALAQAIGRDWKGKTSPLIYLAGLGLCVLHPLLGVAAYTVVALIWLVPDRRVEHFVIRAHQDRLE